The Acetivibrio saccincola genome window below encodes:
- a CDS encoding DUF3794 domain-containing protein, giving the protein MSEQKKFMPDCCKIEYTFHEVYKKDDGYKKDYGYKKDCDCKKDYDYKKDYDYKKDDDCKKKFEFKKKSIKVPEVIGRNSTQVLIESVIAFPECFPAVEIKDVVKKVKDLSVHVCKNKVLINGVLHKNINYKTFEGEIKCGKLDTFFGDVKHIGVDMPFAAYIDVPGAKPGDKYQIEFAGVEDGCEVDILEDPIPKCSVKAYKKLREKVIVKIDLKVLREVQITVCPEKCDICP; this is encoded by the coding sequence ATGTCAGAACAAAAAAAGTTTATGCCTGATTGCTGTAAAATTGAATATACTTTTCATGAGGTTTATAAGAAAGATGATGGTTATAAAAAAGATTATGGCTACAAAAAAGACTGCGACTGCAAGAAAGACTATGACTACAAGAAAGATTATGACTACAAGAAAGATGATGACTGCAAGAAGAAATTTGAATTTAAGAAAAAAAGTATAAAGGTACCTGAAGTTATTGGTAGGAATTCAACGCAGGTGTTAATTGAAAGCGTTATTGCTTTTCCAGAGTGTTTTCCTGCTGTGGAAATTAAAGATGTTGTAAAGAAAGTTAAAGACCTATCAGTGCATGTATGCAAGAACAAAGTTCTTATAAATGGTGTACTGCACAAAAATATCAATTATAAAACATTTGAAGGGGAAATAAAATGCGGTAAACTTGACACCTTCTTTGGAGATGTGAAGCATATAGGAGTAGATATGCCTTTTGCAGCTTATATTGATGTACCAGGAGCAAAACCAGGGGATAAATACCAGATTGAATTTGCCGGTGTGGAAGATGGCTGCGAAGTTGACATTTTAGAAGATCCTATTCCTAAATGTTCTGTGAAAGCTTATAAAAAACTTAGAGAAAAAGTTATAGTAAAAATAGATTTAAAAGTACTGCGTGAAGTTCAAATAACGGTATGTCCAGAAAAATGTGACATTTGCCCATAA
- a CDS encoding anti-sigma-I factor RsgI family protein produces MANFGIIIKIQGKIAIVVSEAGLFEMIKYRQGMFVGQKVVYTDKDIISKNKKHRYFISAIARIAAVFILLMSFFKFFYSDEIYAYIALDINPSLELMVNEDTIVIDAIAFNEEGKMVLDGIKYKGGPLEKVVYNIIKNSEEKGFIKGQEKEIILISTAFENNKRQAVEKELFNDKLINNLKNEMDKELDTGIDIQFVEVSIDKRRLASEVEVSMGKYLIYEKAKEKGKDIPIDVLKSSSLNELIKENDIDIHQLALEITGDEGKTTATPTPKAMPEQEKEVTAESPGPAKAPGEPGLDETPAKEPATMPDPEATPTKTPVETPRESEKPTKTPEKTSVPDVAPTKTPAETPDSVETPKKDETPKKVPDDTPVPDITPTKEPVVTPELEETPTKTPVPTKTPVETPKESEKPTKTPVKTPVPDVTPTKAPVVTPEPDITPTKEPVDTPEPSVTPTKAPVETPVPTTPSPKPEETPAPTPTGAPKGEKSIKIQTYNDNAVSKTDSIYLNIRVYNTGDEEIDLSDIKVRYYYTKDDDKEQKFICDWSTVGVSNIKAAFIEMPSSKNGADTILEISFSDNAGILKPGKFVRLKVRVYNNDWSHYIQSNDYSFNQSANNFVDWKKVTGYIKDTLRWGEEP; encoded by the coding sequence ATGGCTAACTTTGGCATAATAATTAAAATTCAAGGGAAAATTGCAATAGTGGTATCTGAAGCAGGTTTATTTGAAATGATAAAATACAGGCAAGGGATGTTTGTAGGACAGAAAGTGGTATACACTGATAAAGATATAATAAGTAAAAATAAGAAACACAGGTACTTTATTTCTGCCATTGCCAGAATAGCCGCTGTGTTTATACTGCTAATGTCGTTTTTTAAGTTTTTTTACAGTGATGAAATATATGCTTACATAGCTTTGGATATAAATCCAAGTTTAGAATTAATGGTAAATGAAGACACCATTGTTATAGATGCGATTGCTTTTAATGAAGAGGGAAAAATGGTTTTAGATGGAATTAAGTATAAGGGAGGACCATTGGAAAAAGTAGTATATAACATAATTAAAAATTCAGAGGAAAAAGGATTTATTAAAGGGCAAGAAAAAGAAATAATTCTAATATCAACGGCTTTTGAAAATAATAAAAGACAAGCGGTGGAAAAAGAATTATTTAATGATAAGCTTATAAATAATTTAAAAAATGAAATGGATAAAGAGCTTGATACTGGTATTGATATACAGTTTGTAGAAGTATCAATTGACAAAAGACGCTTAGCGTCAGAAGTAGAAGTTTCCATGGGTAAATATTTGATTTATGAAAAAGCAAAAGAAAAAGGCAAGGATATTCCTATAGATGTGCTGAAATCATCTAGTTTGAATGAGTTAATAAAAGAAAATGATATAGATATACATCAATTGGCATTAGAAATTACCGGGGATGAAGGAAAGACTACAGCAACGCCGACACCAAAGGCAATGCCTGAACAGGAAAAAGAGGTGACAGCTGAAAGTCCGGGACCGGCTAAAGCACCTGGGGAACCAGGGTTAGATGAGACACCAGCAAAAGAGCCGGCTACGATGCCAGATCCGGAGGCAACACCAACGAAAACGCCGGTTGAGACACCAAGGGAAAGTGAGAAACCAACAAAGACACCAGAAAAGACATCAGTACCTGATGTGGCTCCGACAAAGACACCAGCTGAAACGCCGGATTCAGTAGAGACTCCAAAGAAAGATGAGACACCAAAAAAGGTGCCGGATGATACACCGGTGCCGGATATAACGCCGACAAAAGAGCCGGTTGTAACGCCAGAGCTGGAGGAAACGCCGACAAAAACACCTGTGCCAACAAAAACACCGGTGGAGACACCAAAGGAAAGTGAGAAACCAACAAAGACACCGGTAAAGACACCAGTGCCGGATGTAACACCAACAAAGGCGCCGGTTGTAACGCCAGAGCCGGATATAACGCCGACAAAAGAGCCGGTTGACACACCAGAACCGAGTGTAACACCAACAAAAGCACCAGTTGAGACACCGGTACCAACAACACCGTCACCTAAACCGGAAGAAACGCCTGCTCCAACACCAACAGGGGCACCAAAAGGTGAAAAGAGTATAAAGATACAGACATATAATGATAATGCTGTATCTAAGACAGATTCCATTTACCTAAACATAAGGGTTTATAATACAGGAGATGAAGAAATTGATCTTTCAGATATTAAAGTAAGATACTACTATACTAAGGATGATGATAAAGAGCAAAAATTTATATGCGACTGGTCAACTGTGGGAGTTTCTAATATAAAGGCTGCATTTATTGAAATGCCATCATCAAAGAATGGCGCAGATACCATCCTTGAAATAAGTTTCTCTGATAATGCAGGGATACTTAAACCAGGAAAATTTGTGCGTTTGAAAGTAAGGGTTTATAATAATGATTGGTCCCACTATATCCAATCAAATGATTACTCCTTTAACCAGTCAGCAAATAATTTTGTTGATTGGAAAAAGGTAACAGGATATATTAAGGATACTTTAAGGTGGGGAGAAGAACCGTAA
- the sigI gene encoding RNA polymerase sigma-I factor, which yields MIFLLKNNKPHIISINNAITRIKNGDIGLKEELIKKYKPYLLKVISSTVGRYIDSETSEEYSVGLMAFNEAIDKFDSDKNGNFISYCNIVINHRIIDHIRKNKRENKAIPFSYFEEKSEFEERYLVSDSHYQYEKIEIKEEIMIFENKLKEFGITLEDLVKKSPKHKDSRELYINIARIISENEELFNKMIKRKAIPISDLMKFVTVSRKTIERNRKYIIAVSLVLRSGLDEIKQYFRKTKKEGGKVNG from the coding sequence GTGATTTTTTTGTTAAAAAACAATAAACCTCATATTATTTCTATTAATAATGCCATTACTAGAATTAAAAATGGGGATATTGGTCTTAAAGAAGAATTAATTAAAAAATACAAACCATACCTTTTAAAAGTCATATCAAGCACTGTGGGGAGATATATAGATTCAGAAACTAGTGAAGAATATAGCGTAGGGCTAATGGCTTTTAATGAAGCTATTGACAAATTTGATTCGGATAAAAACGGAAACTTTATTAGTTATTGCAATATAGTAATAAATCACAGAATAATTGACCATATAAGAAAAAACAAGAGAGAAAACAAAGCAATACCCTTTTCATATTTTGAAGAAAAAAGCGAATTTGAAGAGAGATATCTTGTATCGGATTCCCATTATCAGTATGAGAAAATTGAAATTAAAGAAGAAATTATGATTTTTGAAAACAAACTTAAAGAATTTGGAATTACATTAGAGGATCTTGTAAAAAAATCCCCAAAACACAAAGATTCCAGAGAACTTTATATAAATATAGCAAGGATTATTTCGGAAAATGAAGAATTATTCAATAAAATGATAAAAAGAAAGGCCATTCCAATATCAGACTTAATGAAATTTGTTACCGTTAGCAGAAAAACCATAGAAAGAAACAGAAAATATATAATAGCTGTCAGTTTAGTTTTAAGAAGCGGTTTAGATGAGATTAAGCAGTATTTCAGGAAAACCAAAAAGGAAGGAGGGAAAGTGAATGGCTAA
- a CDS encoding 3'-5' exonuclease gives MNYIIYDLELNSKPFKSNLPNEIIEIGAVKLDDNLNKIDKFQSFVKPKYFKKLFSLVKKKTQITQDDINNADNFKSVIRKFRQWIGSDFILISWGHDDIYNLTLNCRFNRIKTEWLKKNIDIQKQFSSIFNLPPGQRYSLENALKLMGIDIKDNFHRALTDAEYTSKIFKGVFDKLNLQTFNTIKPFNKRTKRKI, from the coding sequence ATGAACTATATAATTTATGATTTAGAACTAAACAGTAAGCCCTTTAAAAGCAATCTTCCAAATGAAATAATTGAAATAGGTGCTGTTAAACTGGACGATAACTTAAATAAAATAGATAAATTTCAATCTTTTGTAAAACCTAAATATTTTAAAAAGTTATTTTCACTGGTTAAGAAAAAAACACAAATAACCCAGGATGATATTAATAATGCTGACAATTTTAAAAGTGTAATAAGAAAATTCAGGCAGTGGATTGGTTCTGACTTTATACTAATTAGCTGGGGACATGATGATATATATAATTTAACTTTAAATTGCAGGTTCAACCGGATAAAAACTGAGTGGCTCAAAAAAAATATAGATATCCAAAAACAATTTTCTTCTATTTTTAATCTTCCGCCCGGTCAAAGGTATAGCCTTGAAAATGCCTTGAAATTAATGGGTATTGACATTAAAGACAACTTTCACAGGGCTTTAACTGATGCAGAATATACTTCTAAAATCTTTAAAGGCGTTTTTGATAAATTAAATTTACAGACCTTTAATACAATAAAACCTTTTAATAAAAGAACTAAAAGAAAAATATAA
- the pflA gene encoding pyruvate formate-lyase-activating protein: protein MKKTGRIHSFESFGTVDGPGIRFVVFMQGCPLRCVYCHNRDMWDVTEGKEYLPEEVIEEAKKYINYIKFSGGGITVTGGEPLLQPDFVTELFKIAKKMDIHTAVDTSGFADTDNVKELLEYTDLVLLDIKHGDEKKHKEITGVENEKIKKFAKYVSDINIPIWIRYVLIPGLTDGEEDLKKTADFIKGLKTVKNVEVLPYHTMGVYKWEELGCKYPLKGVKEPDLESIAKAKEILDIL, encoded by the coding sequence ATGAAAAAAACAGGGAGAATCCATTCCTTTGAGTCATTTGGTACGGTAGACGGACCTGGCATCAGGTTTGTGGTTTTTATGCAGGGTTGCCCTTTAAGATGTGTTTATTGTCATAACAGGGATATGTGGGATGTCACAGAGGGAAAAGAATATTTACCTGAAGAAGTTATTGAAGAGGCAAAAAAATATATTAATTACATAAAATTTTCTGGTGGCGGGATAACTGTTACAGGGGGGGAACCACTGCTCCAGCCAGATTTTGTAACTGAGCTTTTTAAAATTGCAAAAAAGATGGACATTCATACCGCTGTTGATACCAGTGGGTTTGCGGATACAGATAATGTGAAAGAATTGTTAGAATATACTGATTTAGTGCTTTTAGATATAAAACATGGGGATGAAAAGAAGCACAAAGAAATTACCGGGGTTGAAAATGAAAAAATTAAAAAATTTGCAAAATATGTTTCTGATATAAATATACCAATTTGGATAAGATATGTTTTAATACCCGGACTTACAGACGGGGAAGAGGACTTAAAAAAGACAGCAGATTTTATAAAAGGGCTTAAAACTGTGAAGAATGTAGAAGTACTTCCATACCACACCATGGGGGTTTATAAATGGGAAGAATTAGGGTGCAAATATCCTCTAAAAGGGGTTAAGGAACCTGATTTAGAGAGCATAGCAAAAGCAAAGGAAATACTGGATATATTATAA
- a CDS encoding DUF6115 domain-containing protein: MADFHISIMFVGILLMAVSLVWIAFDKKKESDDKEVLEEKKETLVSVISDAELMIEELNNISDYLVSHIDKKRQEVMDTMKEANEKIKEVKDKKIREIIDKEIKSATSKKIKEILDKEIKTLTSKKIQEIIDKEIKEIIAEIVREMAEEEIESINEKKIAKKTGKVYFTEAKEPLIDDNSEIFRNVLSEDTSNALSDKIERERKIVSLNSKYKEVISLSQSGFNETQIAKKLNMGKGEIQLVLGINK, encoded by the coding sequence TTGGCGGATTTTCACATAAGCATAATGTTTGTGGGAATACTTCTAATGGCTGTTTCTTTGGTGTGGATAGCCTTTGACAAAAAGAAAGAATCAGATGATAAAGAAGTACTTGAAGAAAAAAAAGAGACATTAGTATCGGTAATATCAGATGCTGAACTAATGATTGAAGAGTTAAATAATATTTCAGATTATTTGGTATCCCATATAGATAAAAAAAGACAAGAAGTTATGGATACAATGAAAGAGGCAAATGAAAAAATTAAAGAAGTAAAAGATAAAAAAATCAGAGAAATTATAGATAAGGAAATTAAAAGTGCAACATCCAAAAAAATAAAAGAAATATTGGACAAAGAAATTAAAACATTAACATCTAAAAAAATTCAAGAAATAATAGATAAAGAAATAAAAGAAATTATAGCTGAAATAGTAAGAGAAATGGCAGAAGAAGAAATTGAATCCATTAATGAAAAAAAGATTGCCAAAAAAACAGGCAAGGTATATTTTACAGAAGCAAAAGAACCTTTAATTGATGATAATAGTGAGATTTTTAGAAATGTACTTTCTGAAGATACCAGCAATGCTCTTTCTGATAAAATTGAAAGGGAAAGAAAAATTGTTTCACTAAATAGCAAATACAAGGAAGTTATAAGTCTTTCACAAAGTGGATTTAATGAAACCCAGATAGCTAAAAAGCTAAATATGGGAAAAGGTGAAATACAGCTTGTTTTAGGCATAAATAAGTAA
- a CDS encoding DUF342 domain-containing protein yields MKASIFLTPPDDGRELKLEEILKALNDHGVKYGLDMETLENISKYPVYNENILVAEGVQPVNGKNGQVKFHFNLKEDRKPTITDDGRVDFRNLDLIKNIKEGEILCSLEPPSKGIPGKNVLGEDIPAKDGKDAVLPKGKNTEISEDGQNLIAAINGQINYIDGKVNVFQNYEVPANVDNSTGNINFIGNVIVRGSVLSGFVIQAGGNVEVGGVVEGATIIAGGDIILRRGMQGHGKGVLKSGGDIIAKYIENSNIEAKMDIKAEAIMHSNVKCGNKLELTGKKGLLVGGTCKVGKEVSAKVIGSYMSTPTDIEVGIDPSLKERYKELKIEIEKIEEDLKKTEQAITILKKFQMLGKLTPEKQELLAKSIRTKVFYTNKIGRLKEESVYIEMKLQEEASGKIKVYGYIYSGTKVSIGTSMLYVKDNLQYCTLYREGSDVKIGSYND; encoded by the coding sequence ATGAAAGCCTCAATATTTTTAACACCTCCGGATGACGGGAGGGAACTTAAATTAGAAGAAATACTAAAAGCCCTAAATGATCATGGGGTAAAGTATGGGCTTGATATGGAAACGCTGGAGAATATATCTAAGTATCCTGTGTACAATGAGAATATATTAGTGGCGGAAGGGGTTCAGCCTGTAAATGGTAAAAACGGCCAGGTAAAATTTCATTTTAACCTGAAGGAAGATAGAAAACCTACAATTACAGATGATGGAAGAGTTGATTTTAGAAATTTAGATCTTATAAAAAATATAAAAGAAGGAGAAATCCTCTGTTCGTTAGAACCACCTTCAAAGGGCATTCCGGGAAAAAATGTATTAGGTGAGGATATACCTGCTAAAGACGGTAAAGATGCTGTTTTGCCAAAAGGAAAAAATACAGAAATAAGCGAGGACGGACAAAATCTTATTGCAGCTATAAATGGGCAAATTAATTATATTGACGGCAAGGTGAATGTTTTTCAAAATTATGAAGTACCTGCCAATGTTGACAATTCAACGGGGAATATAAATTTTATAGGTAATGTTATAGTTAGAGGGAGTGTACTGTCAGGTTTTGTAATCCAAGCAGGTGGAAATGTGGAAGTAGGAGGGGTAGTGGAAGGTGCAACAATTATAGCCGGGGGAGACATAATTTTGAGAAGAGGTATGCAAGGTCATGGAAAAGGTGTGTTAAAAAGTGGTGGGGATATAATTGCAAAATATATAGAAAACAGCAATATAGAAGCTAAAATGGATATAAAAGCTGAAGCTATAATGCACAGCAATGTAAAATGTGGAAACAAATTGGAATTAACAGGTAAAAAAGGACTTTTGGTAGGAGGAACATGTAAAGTTGGAAAAGAGGTATCAGCGAAGGTTATAGGTTCTTATATGTCAACCCCTACGGATATAGAGGTGGGCATAGACCCTTCTCTGAAGGAGCGGTATAAAGAATTAAAGATTGAGATTGAAAAAATTGAAGAAGATTTAAAAAAGACTGAGCAGGCCATAACAATATTAAAAAAATTCCAGATGCTAGGAAAACTCACTCCTGAAAAACAAGAATTGCTGGCTAAAAGTATACGGACAAAAGTTTTTTACACAAACAAAATTGGCCGGCTAAAAGAAGAATCTGTATATATAGAGATGAAGCTGCAGGAGGAAGCCAGCGGGAAAATAAAAGTTTATGGTTATATTTATTCTGGAACTAAAGTTTCAATAGGAACAAGTATGTTATATGTAAAAGACAATTTACAATATTGTACTTTATACAGAGAGGGCTCCGATGTTAAAATTGGTTCTTATAACGATTAA
- a CDS encoding FliA/WhiG family RNA polymerase sigma factor, whose translation MSTVDNRRNELWIKYRETNDPALKDKLILEYAHIVKYVAGRLSIYFGSNVEYDDLIGYGIFGLIDAIEKFDITKGVKFETYASLRIRGSIIDSIRELDWVPRSLRQKSKELERVYMELENMLGRSATDEEVAKKLGIGVKDLNKLLNEVNLSSLVSLEEFLEQNYEIGTINSNVNKEERPEGYIEAAEVKRMLADAIDKLPEKEKKVVSLYYFNDLTLKEISAIMNVSESRVSQLHTKAILRLRGKLARHKSVLTS comes from the coding sequence ATGTCAACTGTTGATAACAGAAGAAACGAATTATGGATAAAATACAGAGAAACAAATGATCCGGCCCTAAAAGACAAGCTGATTTTAGAGTATGCCCACATAGTTAAATATGTTGCAGGAAGGCTGAGCATATATTTTGGCTCAAATGTTGAATATGACGATTTAATTGGATACGGAATATTCGGGCTTATTGATGCTATTGAAAAGTTTGACATTACCAAAGGTGTTAAATTTGAGACTTATGCATCTTTAAGGATTAGAGGTTCAATAATAGACAGCATTAGGGAACTGGACTGGGTGCCAAGATCTTTAAGACAAAAGAGCAAAGAATTAGAACGGGTGTATATGGAATTGGAGAACATGCTGGGGCGTTCGGCAACAGATGAGGAAGTAGCTAAAAAGCTTGGTATAGGGGTTAAAGATTTAAACAAGCTTTTAAATGAAGTTAATTTATCCTCTTTGGTATCTTTAGAAGAATTTTTAGAACAAAATTATGAAATAGGGACTATAAACTCCAATGTTAATAAGGAAGAGAGACCTGAAGGATATATTGAAGCAGCAGAGGTTAAAAGAATGTTGGCAGATGCAATAGATAAGCTGCCTGAAAAAGAGAAGAAAGTTGTTTCTTTGTATTATTTTAATGATTTAACTCTGAAGGAAATCAGTGCAATAATGAATGTGTCAGAATCTAGGGTTTCCCAGCTGCACACCAAAGCAATTTTGAGATTGAGAGGTAAGCTTGCACGCCACAAAAGTGTCTTAACTAGCTAG
- a CDS encoding chemotaxis protein CheD — protein MENIIRVGMADLAASSHPAKLTTLGLGSCIGIALYDVKTKVVGLAHAMLPDSTQARNRENIAKFVDTSISALISEMEKLGGTKENIIAKLAGGAQMFAFRQSLDLMRIGHRNVVAAKEILNKLKIPIVSEDTGGNHGRTIVLDSETGILRIKTIGYGVKEI, from the coding sequence ATGGAAAATATTATTAGAGTTGGAATGGCAGATTTAGCTGCTTCTTCACATCCTGCTAAACTAACTACATTAGGTTTAGGGTCATGTATAGGAATTGCTCTTTATGATGTAAAAACTAAAGTAGTGGGGCTTGCACATGCTATGCTCCCGGACAGTACCCAGGCAAGGAATAGGGAAAATATTGCAAAATTTGTAGACACTTCTATTTCCGCTCTTATTAGCGAAATGGAAAAACTAGGCGGGACGAAGGAGAACATCATTGCAAAACTGGCTGGTGGGGCTCAGATGTTTGCATTCAGACAAAGTCTGGATTTAATGAGAATTGGTCACAGAAATGTTGTTGCAGCAAAGGAGATACTCAATAAATTAAAAATACCAATTGTTTCGGAAGACACAGGAGGAAATCATGGCCGTACCATTGTACTTGATTCGGAGACAGGAATACTCCGTATAAAGACAATAGGATATGGTGTTAAGGAAATATAG
- a CDS encoding chemotaxis protein CheC — MKINFENLDSTHIDVLREIGNIGTGNAITALAKMLNRKVDMDVPKVKVMKFKDVSEILGGAEIPVVGLLLNVEGDISGSIMFILKMDAAHILVNMLMKRRLEECREFGEMELSALQEIGNILASSYLSSLSSLTGLSIMPSVPELAIDMVGAILSVPAIQFGEVGDSVLYIETGFFEGSTRVVGDFFLVPDIDSYGVLLKSLGVIS, encoded by the coding sequence ATGAAAATTAATTTTGAAAATTTAGACAGTACACATATAGATGTTTTAAGGGAAATAGGGAATATTGGTACAGGCAATGCAATTACGGCTTTAGCTAAAATGTTAAACAGAAAAGTAGATATGGATGTACCTAAGGTAAAGGTAATGAAGTTTAAAGATGTAAGTGAAATTTTAGGTGGGGCAGAAATACCTGTTGTGGGACTACTTTTAAATGTTGAAGGAGATATATCGGGAAGCATTATGTTTATATTAAAAATGGATGCGGCTCATATTTTGGTAAATATGCTAATGAAAAGAAGACTTGAAGAATGTAGGGAATTTGGAGAAATGGAGCTTTCAGCACTGCAGGAAATAGGGAACATTTTAGCAAGTTCATACCTGTCCTCTCTTTCAAGTTTAACCGGGCTTAGCATTATGCCGTCAGTTCCGGAACTTGCAATTGATATGGTCGGGGCAATATTAAGTGTTCCTGCCATACAATTCGGGGAAGTGGGGGATTCAGTTTTGTACATTGAAACCGGGTTTTTTGAGGGAAGCACCAGAGTGGTAGGTGATTTTTTCCTTGTTCCGGATATTGATTCTTATGGAGTACTATTAAAATCATTAGGAGTTATAAGCTAA
- a CDS encoding chemotaxis protein CheW — MSEGFYIQNRQFVVFKLGTEEYGVDIQNVTTIEKMLPITRVPKAPHYIKGVINLRGDIIPVIDIKEKLGLGTFEETDETRIIILQLKDIPFGVIVDEVDEVLQLREETIENVSNFTNDLSLDYISGVGKVDDRIVSLLNFKKLIDIDETGSEKDEN, encoded by the coding sequence ATGAGTGAGGGTTTTTATATTCAAAACAGGCAGTTTGTTGTATTTAAGCTGGGAACTGAGGAGTATGGTGTGGACATTCAAAATGTTACTACAATTGAAAAAATGCTTCCAATTACAAGAGTACCTAAAGCCCCCCACTATATAAAAGGGGTTATAAACTTAAGAGGTGATATAATTCCGGTAATAGACATAAAGGAAAAACTCGGACTTGGGACTTTTGAAGAAACTGACGAAACCAGAATAATAATACTTCAATTAAAAGATATACCCTTTGGTGTAATAGTTGATGAAGTTGATGAAGTTTTGCAGCTAAGGGAAGAGACTATTGAAAACGTATCAAATTTTACCAATGATCTTTCTTTAGATTATATATCGGGAGTGGGGAAAGTTGATGACAGGATAGTAAGCCTTCTGAATTTCAAAAAGCTTATTGATATAGATGAAACCGGGAGTGAAAAGGATGAAAATTAA